The stretch of DNA GCTTGGTGTGCCCATCGTTCTTATTTTTACCCAAATCATGAAGCATCTCCTGCCGCTGCCCGGCAAGTACACACCAACGATTGCGTTATTGAGCGGATTGATCCTGTCTATCTTTTTCAGCCATCCTCACAATCTGATCGCTGCCATCTTCATGGGGTATTTTTATGGCTATGCCGCGATCGGAAGCTATGCAGCCCTGCGCACCGCTTTTCGTGCTTATCGGAAAGATAAACACGATTACCGTTAACGAGATACACGGTGTTCACCATAAACCTCTTGCAGAATCATCTGTTTGACGCGATCGAATGCTACTTCGCCATAGATCGCAGGATAGCTCATAAGCTGCAGCGGAAGAGGTGCCGCTCCTACTCGCAGGGGCGGCTGTTCATATGGATAGGCATGCAGATGAAACCCGAGCTTCTCATAGAATCGCACCCGACGGGCTGCCGTCTCAGATCCGGCTGGAGGCTCCACCTCGAGTATGATCGGCTTTTCTGAAATGGCCATGACTTCCCGCATGATCTTACTGCCCATTCCCTGACCTTGAAAAGCTTCATTCACTGCAATATGTTCGATGAATGATAATTCAGGCAGAGAATAAACCGCACAAAAAGCAGCAAGCCGACCCTGTTCCTCATAAATATGGATATGATAATCCTCTCTGTCCAAGAGTGCTTTCTGCTGCCTGAAACCCCGATGCTCCTCAGGGGGGAAGGAACGACTCATCAGCTCATAGACAGATTCGAAATCGCGCATCATAAAACATCCTTTTTCTACTAGTATATACGAAAGAAGCGCCGGCCGCAGCCGACGCTTCCTTAACTGTCAGGATACTGCCTTGGAAATGCCCTTCACAACCGCAAAGAATGTCACCCAAAGCGGTATGCTTAAACCTGTACCATATAGCAAACCTACGAAAAAATTATTTTCATTTTTCTTCATTTCTTGTCCACTCCTTCTTTCATGAGGATGCAGAACAGCTTTCCTTGCTTACATACATTTTATAATGAAAGCGTTTACAAGGTAAAGGATTTCATTTTGCCAAATTTCTGCACTATACGCCTTCCTACTCTTAGTTTTCCCTTAAAAATCCCAACATAAACCTTTCAGCTCACCACCGGTCCTTTGCATAACAGAAATGAGAAGGATGACCCTGCAAAAATCCAAACATATTATTTCTCTGTTTCGGGAAACTAATGAATATATGGAAGGAGGAATACAGGTTGGATAAATCAAAGCAAAAAGCTGCCAATGAAGTGGCTGAAAAGATGTACGATGCCCAAAATCATGATTCATCGAATCCAGTCGATAAGGGAATCTCGATCACCCATGAGCAAGTAACGGATACGTACACAGAAGGTACTGTAGATGGAAAGATAGATAATGTGGAGAAGGATGGCTCCCTGACGAACGGAAAAGACAGGGAAATCCCCCGCGAAGGCTTTTAAATGGAGAGGGCAGCTCGCGTGAGCTGTCCTCTCTCTATTGCCTTCGGACATCATTTGTCCGCTGATGAAACCATCTATAAAAACGATCTGCTTCTTTTTCAGGAATATCTTTCATTTTATTATGCAGCACCGGCTTTGCCCGGTTGATGGATTCGATTGTTGCCAATCCGAGCCGGCGCTGAAGCGGATTTTGATTCCTGGCAATCTCAATCATCTTATTTCTTTTTGTCACAAAAAGTTTTGTCGTAAAAGCCCCTGTCTTCATCTGGAAGAATTTTTCGCTGATCAGGTATCTGGAATGCTTGAAATTCAAATAGCGATAGCCTTCAATCAGGATCAATAGAAGGATGGACACGATCCACCAAGAAATCTGATAACCTGACACTTCCGGGCGCCAAAAGTACAAAGTGATGGTCACTGCCAGCCAGAGGATGCTTGGCTGAAGGAGACGGTAAAACAATACCTTCTGCTGCAATTCATGCATGGAGGACTTCACTTCATATTCGGGCAGTATTTCAGCAATCATTTGCTGCGCCTGTTTCAGTGAAAAATATGGATAAAGTGAATTGATCGTTTCTGTATCGTCGCTAATGTCCAGTGAACCTGTACTGATCAGCTTCACCTTTGCCAGTCCGAGTAAACGATGCAAAATCGGCTGGCTGATCTCGATTCCCTGTACTCGGTCTTTACGGATCGAATAAGCAGATTCGCTGACCAATCCTGTCTGGATGTATATATGTGATTCATCTGAGGCCAACTCATAGTTGCCATACTTCTGCAGCACTCGCCACATTCCTGTCAAAAGGGAGACTGCCAGGATTCCGATAAGACCAAGCATCGTAATCCACCAGGTCTTCAACAATGGCAAATACGGACGGATATCGCTCCATTCAAAGAAAATATCAAATTTCAGCATAAAAGAAACCAACAGCGGCGGAACGAGCAAAAAGCTCAGGGAAGTGAATGATGCCTTGATCAGTTCCTTCTTTGTCGGCTTGAAATGGGTGATTCTATCCCCGACTTGAAATCCGGACTCTGCGTCTCCCTGCTCCGCATCATTTCCCTCGATGGTTATTTGCTCCATGTCAGATGGCTCCTGCCTGTCTGTTTTGGTCAGCTCCTCCAGCCGGAAGGCCTCCTCTTTCGTGAGCACCTTAAATTCCACGGCTTTTTCCTTCGATCCTGTCTCAAACTTGATTGCAGTCAAACGAAGCAGCCTATGGAGGAGATTCGTATGCTTGGTTACATGTTGAACTTTCTCATACGGGACAGTGCGGCTGTTTTTTGAAAAGATGCCGCTGTATAAATGGAACGCATGCTCATCAGCTGCGTATGTTTCTGTGAACCATGTAAGAACTTCACTCACAATGGATAGCAATAGGATAGCCAGAACGACGTATTTCGCATATGTCCCCCACCAATTATCGGCATCATTGAAAACAGTGACGATTATGAGGGGTACAATCCAATTCCTGATCGCCTTTGCGATCCCAAATAGCAAAATAGCCGGATGATGACGTTTCTTCTCCATCAGTCATCCTCTTCCTTTGCCTTGGCATATGCTGCTATTTCATTCCTTAATGCATATGCCTCTATCTCCGGCAGCCCTGGGATGCTGTACTCGCCCGCCATTGTCTCGATCTCTACTTCCCGGAGCTTATATTTCCTTAAAAGCGGCCCCTGCTTCGTTTCGACGGATTGTATTTTCGTCACGGGAATCAGCTGATCCTTTTGGAACCAGGCTCCCTGCCTCAGCTGTACATATTCCTCATCCATATCATAGCGCCAGTTACGGTGATTGATGACAGTCGCAAAATAGCCAATGATTCCAAACGGGATGGAGATGATAAGCAATATCATAAGTACAGTCCCGATCCAGGATGGCCAGTCAAAATAAAAATCCAGCCCCAGCAACACAGCAAAAATCAAAAGCATCACCACATCAAAAATAACATCACCTATCAGTCCGACACGCAGCGATTCCTTCGGCAATTTATGTTGAGGTTCCTTTACTTGTATCTGCATCGGTTTCCCTCCCTTTCTCTATGTTTCCTTTACGAAACCAAATAAGAATAGGTTCCAAAATTGTACCAAGGAAATAGTACACCTCCGAAAAAATATAACTTTGGTAAACTATTCTCAAAGGAGGAAGAACCGAAAGACATGGAAGGGAATTTGAGGCAAAGACTGAAGGAAGGGCCATTTAAAATAAAGCTGTCATCCATAAAAAAACGGACCCGGTAAGACCGGATCCATCCTCTTATTTTGCAGGCTCAGGATTCACCTGACCGATATCCTGCTTTTCAATTTTACTTACCGCATCTCTGCTTGTGTCCACTCGCTTCACGAACAGTGCGAGTATCAACGCTACAATATTGATTCCCAAAGCTACATAGAAGGAGGTTTGGATCCCAGTCAGCAGCGCCTTCTGTGTCATCAGAGCAGTTGCTGCCTCTGTCAATGTCGTTGGATCCACTCCTGACATCAAGCTCTCCGCTTCATTTTTAGTCGCAGAGTTCATGATTGTGACAAGAACGGCTGTACCAATGGAACCAGATACTTGCTGAGCCGTATTATTCACCGCCGTACCATGCGGGTTCAACACAGTAGGCAATTGGTTCAACCCGTTGGTCATGATCGGCATCATGACCATGGACATACCGAACATCCGTAATGTGTAGATGAAAATGATATATGCATAACTGGAATCCAGCTGCAGATGTGCAAGCATGTAAGTTGAAACTGCTGTGATCGTCAAACCGATCGCCGCCAGGACACGCGGTCCGAATTTATCGAACAGCCGGCCAGTGATCGGTGACATGACACCCATGATGATGGCCCCTGGCAGCATCATCAACCCGGAATCCAATGGCGAAATCCCGCGTACATTCTGGACATAAGCTGGCGTCAGGATCATTCCTGAGAACATCGCCACAGCATTTACGATGGAGATGATGGAACCAAGTGCAAACATCGGATACTTATACACGCGCAAGTCCAATAACGGTTTCTCCATGCGCAGCTGACGGATGACAAAAATGATCAAAGCAATCGCTCCGACAATCAAGGTAGTCAATACAATCGGATCTGTCCAGCCGTCGGAGCTTGCCGAACTGAAACCATAAAGCAATCCGCCGAATCCGATGGATGACAGCACAACGGAAAGATAATCAAGTGTGGCTTTCGTATTTTGCTGCATGACATTCTTTAACTTCCAGACAGCAAGCAGCACACTGATCACTGCCAACGGAAGGATCATTTCAAACAATAGACGCCAGTCATAATATTCTACGATATAACCAGATAATGTCGGACCGATGGCTGGTGCTGTAATCATGACCAGGCCAAAGATCCCCATTGCCGTCCCTCGTTTTTCACGCGGGAAGCTAACGAGCATGATGTTCATCAGCAATGGCCCCATCACGGATGAGCCGGCTGCCTGGATCATCCGTCCAGTGAGCAGTATGCCAAAGTTCGGTGCAAAAGCTGCCAAGGCGGTACCTAACGTAAAGATGATCATCGCTGTAATGAAAAGCATACGGTTTGAGAACCGTGTAACTAAGAAGGCGGAGGCTGGAATCAGTACCCCGCTGACAAGCATATAACCTGTTGCAAGCCATTGAACAGTCGAATAGTCCTCGATTTTCAAGTCAACCATGATTGATGGCAAGGCAACGTTCAGCAATGAGTTATTCAAGAAGGAGACAAATGCTCCGACAAATAAAATAGCCAGCATCAAATATGGTGCTTTTCTGGGTTGTGTTGCTTCCGTGTTCAAAATCCTATCTCCCTTTATTTAATTTTTAGTGCTGCAGCAGCGGCCGTTTGCAAAGGCTCGCATTGATCCCTTGTTTTTGCAGCGTCTCTGCCAGCTTCCTCAAGAAATCATCACTTTTTTTGATTACAGAATGGTACATCAGTCGACCCCTTCTTTCTGCAGTCCTCTTTTTATCAAGCTGATCTGTGTTTCATAATCAGAAATGGCTTCTTCATCCGTGAGATCATGAACGAATACCTGAACAAGATTATGAAAAGTGATTGCCCCCACTATCCTGATGACATGCGAGAGCTCATCCTTATCCTTTATATTCAGATAAGAAGTATCCACCAATTCAAGCGTTTGGGAGCGCTCCTTTTTCATGCTCTCCTTATATATGTTGTTAGCCATAGTATTTTCTTTCCTATGGTTCATATTCAGGAAAGCATATCTGAAGAAATCCTTATGCTCCTCATCATGACGCAGGGAAATCATATATCGGAACTGTTCCGCCAAGGACTCCAATAAGTTCCCTTTCTTCTCCTTCAGGATAGCGATCAGCTTCTTATTATTCTCCTGGGCAAGCTG from Terribacillus sp. FSL K6-0262 encodes:
- a CDS encoding GNAT family N-acetyltransferase → MMRDFESVYELMSRSFPPEEHRGFRQQKALLDREDYHIHIYEEQGRLAAFCAVYSLPELSFIEHIAVNEAFQGQGMGSKIMREVMAISEKPIILEVEPPAGSETAARRVRFYEKLGFHLHAYPYEQPPLRVGAAPLPLQLMSYPAIYGEVAFDRVKQMILQEVYGEHRVSR
- a CDS encoding YozQ family protein; amino-acid sequence: MDKSKQKAANEVAEKMYDAQNHDSSNPVDKGISITHEQVTDTYTEGTVDGKIDNVEKDGSLTNGKDREIPREGF
- a CDS encoding PH domain-containing protein yields the protein MEKKRHHPAILLFGIAKAIRNWIVPLIIVTVFNDADNWWGTYAKYVVLAILLLSIVSEVLTWFTETYAADEHAFHLYSGIFSKNSRTVPYEKVQHVTKHTNLLHRLLRLTAIKFETGSKEKAVEFKVLTKEEAFRLEELTKTDRQEPSDMEQITIEGNDAEQGDAESGFQVGDRITHFKPTKKELIKASFTSLSFLLVPPLLVSFMLKFDIFFEWSDIRPYLPLLKTWWITMLGLIGILAVSLLTGMWRVLQKYGNYELASDESHIYIQTGLVSESAYSIRKDRVQGIEISQPILHRLLGLAKVKLISTGSLDISDDTETINSLYPYFSLKQAQQMIAEILPEYEVKSSMHELQQKVLFYRLLQPSILWLAVTITLYFWRPEVSGYQISWWIVSILLLILIEGYRYLNFKHSRYLISEKFFQMKTGAFTTKLFVTKRNKMIEIARNQNPLQRRLGLATIESINRAKPVLHNKMKDIPEKEADRFYRWFHQRTNDVRRQ
- a CDS encoding PH domain-containing protein: MQIQVKEPQHKLPKESLRVGLIGDVIFDVVMLLIFAVLLGLDFYFDWPSWIGTVLMILLIISIPFGIIGYFATVINHRNWRYDMDEEYVQLRQGAWFQKDQLIPVTKIQSVETKQGPLLRKYKLREVEIETMAGEYSIPGLPEIEAYALRNEIAAYAKAKEEDD
- a CDS encoding DHA2 family efflux MFS transporter permease subunit, whose product is MLAILFVGAFVSFLNNSLLNVALPSIMVDLKIEDYSTVQWLATGYMLVSGVLIPASAFLVTRFSNRMLFITAMIIFTLGTALAAFAPNFGILLTGRMIQAAGSSVMGPLLMNIMLVSFPREKRGTAMGIFGLVMITAPAIGPTLSGYIVEYYDWRLLFEMILPLAVISVLLAVWKLKNVMQQNTKATLDYLSVVLSSIGFGGLLYGFSSASSDGWTDPIVLTTLIVGAIALIIFVIRQLRMEKPLLDLRVYKYPMFALGSIISIVNAVAMFSGMILTPAYVQNVRGISPLDSGLMMLPGAIIMGVMSPITGRLFDKFGPRVLAAIGLTITAVSTYMLAHLQLDSSYAYIIFIYTLRMFGMSMVMMPIMTNGLNQLPTVLNPHGTAVNNTAQQVSGSIGTAVLVTIMNSATKNEAESLMSGVDPTTLTEAATALMTQKALLTGIQTSFYVALGINIVALILALFVKRVDTSRDAVSKIEKQDIGQVNPEPAK
- a CDS encoding TetR family transcriptional regulator; amino-acid sequence: MPKQTFLHLPEDKRNTLIQAAKKEFSRVPLHEASIANIIKDAGIPRGSFYQYFEDKEDLYYYLLNQLAQENNKKLIAILKEKKGNLLESLAEQFRYMISLRHDEEHKDFFRYAFLNMNHRKENTMANNIYKESMKKERSQTLELVDTSYLNIKDKDELSHVIRIVGAITFHNLVQVFVHDLTDEEAISDYETQISLIKRGLQKEGVD